In one Aeromicrobium wangtongii genomic region, the following are encoded:
- a CDS encoding MATE family efflux transporter, translating to MRSARLTMTGGSLVAAGMIGMNVAVYAFNVIAARLLAPHEFGALTALFGIILVGTVAGLGLQAVTARRIAVDRDRSGPIISATVRVTLILAGAVGVVVAVSTVVLTPALKLDSYWPVVLCGAALVPLTIMGAQSGIAQGQERWGALTAIYLGNGFGRLIGGTAGLLVSDTPTSAMVGLAIGSWLPVLAGAKLLVGHGGNERISRRPLMREALLSTHALLAYLVLSNMDSLIARNRLDEHDSGLYASGLILAKAALFFPQFVSVVLFPRLARDTTHHARLRAVSLVAAFGALAVAATAALPRLALILVGGDDYSEITGRLWLFALAGSFLAIVHLLVFDALARHAHGVVVMIWTAVVAVLVSAYGLDVGLTGLVVTVAVVASVLATVVYLAPLKPRQQVTEQ from the coding sequence GTGAGGTCCGCGCGTTTGACGATGACCGGCGGATCCCTCGTGGCGGCCGGCATGATCGGCATGAACGTCGCCGTCTACGCCTTCAACGTGATCGCCGCTCGCCTGCTGGCGCCGCACGAGTTCGGCGCCCTGACGGCACTGTTCGGCATCATCCTGGTCGGGACGGTCGCCGGCCTCGGCCTGCAGGCGGTCACGGCACGAAGGATCGCCGTCGACCGGGACCGGTCCGGCCCGATCATCAGCGCCACCGTCCGGGTCACGTTGATCCTGGCCGGCGCGGTGGGGGTCGTGGTGGCTGTCTCCACGGTCGTCCTGACGCCGGCGCTGAAGCTCGACTCGTACTGGCCGGTCGTCCTGTGCGGTGCGGCCCTGGTGCCGCTGACGATCATGGGGGCACAGTCCGGCATCGCCCAGGGACAGGAACGTTGGGGCGCGCTGACCGCGATCTACCTCGGCAACGGCTTCGGACGACTCATCGGCGGCACGGCCGGGCTGCTCGTCTCGGACACCCCCACGTCCGCCATGGTCGGCCTGGCGATCGGCTCGTGGCTGCCGGTGCTGGCCGGCGCCAAGCTCCTGGTCGGTCACGGCGGCAACGAGCGGATCAGCCGGCGCCCGCTGATGCGCGAGGCCCTGCTGTCGACGCACGCCCTGCTGGCCTATCTCGTGCTGAGCAACATGGACTCGCTGATCGCCCGGAACCGCCTGGACGAGCACGACAGCGGGCTGTACGCCTCCGGTCTCATCCTGGCCAAGGCCGCACTGTTCTTCCCCCAGTTCGTCAGTGTCGTGCTCTTCCCCCGCCTGGCTCGCGACACGACGCACCACGCGCGGCTGCGCGCGGTGTCATTGGTCGCGGCCTTCGGCGCACTGGCGGTGGCCGCCACCGCCGCCCTGCCCCGGCTCGCGTTGATCCTGGTCGGCGGCGACGACTACAGCGAGATCACCGGGCGGCTGTGGCTGTTCGCGCTCGCCGGATCGTTCCTGGCGATCGTGCACCTGCTGGTCTTCGACGCGTTGGCACGTCACGCGCACGGCGTCGTCGTGATGATCTGGACGGCTGTGGTCGCGGTCCTCGTCTCCGCGTACGGTCTCGACGTCGGGCTGACCGGGCTGGTCGTGACGGTCGCCGTCGTGGCCTCCGTGCTGGCGACGGTGGTCTACCTGGCACCGCTCAAGCCCCGCCAGCAGGTCACGGAGCAGTAG
- a CDS encoding DUF4185 domain-containing protein, protein MTARASRTIERLPWRLRVVLLTLPATLVAFGAVSAAPGAGPSQTVDVRPASEARCIPFSPITSVDDLNGLVTTMRGGQEFQGADVGADVRLQDGRRLWVFGDTLRSADFDGQRFVRNSMLVFSDECADVVIPADRGALVPDRDDGVGYWPMSIAKVERPGYDLVGLGMQRVRGAAAPDGAAAFKNLGSAIALFVVPRGRTPQLLDVRDLGPDSADASRPAWGAATAVDDGWIYLYGTAQPDKELVFGFSLQVARVRPDDLLDTSKWRYWDGRRWQSRASSAAELIGAEGGVSQTLSVFEQDGRWYAVSKRDEFLGTDLVVWSAPAPTGPFTASAPVAQIPSDEDTGQLRYMPLAHPDLLPEKGSVIVSYSQNQIDVSKVVKDPFLYRPRFLRVPLPR, encoded by the coding sequence ATGACTGCCAGAGCCTCCCGGACGATCGAGCGGCTGCCATGGCGGTTGCGGGTGGTGCTGCTGACCCTGCCCGCCACGCTGGTGGCCTTCGGCGCGGTGAGCGCCGCCCCCGGTGCCGGACCCTCGCAGACCGTCGACGTCCGCCCGGCCAGCGAGGCCCGGTGCATCCCGTTCAGCCCCATCACGTCGGTCGACGACCTGAACGGCCTGGTCACCACGATGCGCGGCGGCCAGGAGTTCCAGGGCGCAGACGTCGGGGCCGATGTGCGGCTCCAGGATGGTCGCCGCCTGTGGGTCTTCGGGGACACGCTGCGGTCGGCCGACTTCGACGGACAGCGCTTCGTGCGCAACTCGATGCTCGTCTTCTCGGACGAGTGCGCCGATGTGGTGATCCCCGCCGACAGGGGCGCGCTCGTCCCCGATCGCGATGACGGCGTCGGGTACTGGCCGATGTCGATCGCCAAGGTGGAGCGTCCCGGCTACGACCTGGTCGGGCTGGGCATGCAGCGCGTCCGGGGGGCCGCGGCTCCGGACGGCGCCGCAGCGTTCAAGAACCTCGGCTCCGCGATCGCCCTGTTCGTGGTGCCCCGGGGACGCACACCGCAGCTGCTCGACGTCCGGGACCTCGGACCGGACAGCGCGGACGCCAGCCGGCCCGCATGGGGCGCCGCGACAGCGGTCGACGACGGATGGATCTACCTGTACGGCACGGCGCAGCCCGACAAGGAGCTGGTCTTCGGCTTCTCGCTGCAGGTCGCCCGCGTGCGTCCGGACGATCTGCTCGACACCTCGAAGTGGCGCTACTGGGACGGCCGGCGCTGGCAGTCGCGTGCGTCGAGCGCCGCGGAGCTGATCGGCGCCGAGGGCGGTGTCTCGCAGACGCTCAGCGTCTTCGAGCAGGACGGTCGCTGGTACGCCGTCAGCAAGCGGGACGAGTTCCTCGGCACCGACCTGGTCGTGTGGTCGGCACCGGCCCCGACCGGCCCCTTCACGGCGAGTGCACCGGTCGCGCAGATCCCGTCCGACGAGGACACGGGCCAGCTGCGCTACATGCCGCTGGCGCACCCTGACCTCCTGCCCGAGAAGGGCAGTGTCATCGTGTCGTACAGCCAGAACCAGATCGATGTGTCCAAGGTGGTCAAGGACCCGTTCCTGTACCGCCCGCGGTTCCTGCGGGTTCCCCTGCCGCGCTAG
- a CDS encoding sugar phosphate nucleotidyltransferase, producing MAAPEIFVAALAGGSGTRLWPLSRRRRPKFLLELDPTRPSTLVDTVDRCRGVVPSDHVLVVTGSAHADHVREALGPGNAHVLVEPAPRDSLAALTLAALHVERTSPGGVLVSVPADNYATDTAAFADALRRAVDAAGTNRIGLVGMPATYASTSHGYLELGPGGTVSSFTEKPPLEVAQGFVAGGRHRWNASIFAARATTVLAAVERHHPEVLAAAAAWIDSPHDATAWQALTPRSVDHGIVEPEATVGGIAAVEASFGWEDMGDVAALAAAVPTGAQHLLVDSPGTFVQTTSGRTVAVVGLPDIAVIDTPDGLLVVPLAQAARVRDVVDALHAAGRDDVL from the coding sequence GTGGCAGCTCCGGAGATCTTCGTCGCGGCACTCGCCGGCGGATCAGGTACCCGCTTGTGGCCGCTCTCTCGCCGCCGACGGCCCAAGTTCCTGCTCGAGCTCGACCCGACCCGGCCGTCGACGCTCGTCGACACCGTCGACCGTTGCCGGGGGGTGGTCCCCAGCGACCATGTGCTGGTGGTCACAGGTTCCGCGCACGCCGACCACGTGCGCGAGGCGCTGGGGCCTGGCAACGCGCACGTTCTCGTCGAGCCGGCGCCGCGCGACTCGTTGGCCGCGCTGACACTCGCAGCGCTCCATGTCGAGCGCACGAGTCCCGGCGGGGTCCTGGTCAGCGTTCCAGCCGACAACTACGCGACGGATACCGCTGCGTTCGCCGACGCCCTGCGCCGCGCGGTCGACGCTGCCGGGACGAACCGCATCGGCCTGGTCGGCATGCCCGCGACGTACGCGTCGACCTCCCACGGCTATCTCGAGCTTGGGCCCGGCGGGACGGTCTCGTCCTTCACCGAGAAGCCGCCCCTGGAGGTTGCGCAGGGGTTCGTGGCCGGCGGTCGGCACCGGTGGAACGCGTCGATCTTCGCCGCCCGAGCCACCACGGTGCTGGCCGCCGTCGAGCGTCACCACCCCGAGGTCCTGGCCGCAGCTGCCGCGTGGATCGATTCGCCGCACGATGCCACCGCCTGGCAGGCCCTGACGCCGCGGTCAGTCGATCACGGCATCGTCGAGCCCGAGGCCACCGTGGGTGGCATCGCCGCCGTCGAGGCCAGCTTCGGCTGGGAGGACATGGGCGATGTGGCCGCGCTGGCCGCGGCGGTGCCCACCGGAGCCCAGCACCTGCTGGTCGACTCCCCCGGCACCTTCGTCCAGACGACCTCGGGTCGTACCGTCGCTGTGGTCGGCCTGCCGGACATCGCGGTGATCGACACCCCCGACGGACTGTTGGTGGTGCCGCTGGCGCAGGCAGCCCGGGTGCGCGACGTGGTCGACGCGCTGCACGCCGCCGGGCGCGACGACGTGCTGTGA
- a CDS encoding acyltransferase family protein — translation MTGDRRAGLAPSSPAYRPALDGLRAVAVIAVIIFHGPISVLPGGWLGVDLFFVISGFLITTLLLTERDRWGSTDFVSFWAGRARRLFPALAVMIAVVLLLSSVLTMPARRPAIGSDALAAIGYIANWNFLSSGEAYFGAVTEPSPLLHTWSLAVEEQFYIVFPFIVVLLTRFCGRRMRGVVLAAVAILSAAWMAYLYDPALPPDRVYYGTDTRAHELLIGSACAALLLIDERVTQRVAAACRWLAIPAVLVVVAAFVGWDESRAFTFRGGLVIFSVLSAIVIVACWTRAPGRLTQVLGSTPMRSIGLISYGLYLWHWPVMVFLDEARAGFGGVGLLLVQLALTAVVAAASYRWIEMPIRRNGWSALIPRDRQAARVIVLATVPALVVGAIVLPQSPWYVRPASAGPGGDVRVAADAPGFSPAPMTLYLLGDSVPAGLTGYFPSDQHPNIAIRSAVTPACHDPFPGLRVLDGRAGGDFLKCPEFVDRLGSEITDAQPDVVAFFVTQSMVFDRELDDRVIPAGTPEYRRFITKSLTELHERVMSSGAKNFAVVTLACHQLPAREGDYVERLNDNRRVRWINDVTVDWARAHDVPVIDQNALLCAGGAFHDTINGRQMYEDHIHFSPEGSRELWKWLAPKLSAVAGGAA, via the coding sequence GTGACGGGAGATCGCAGGGCAGGCCTGGCCCCGTCATCGCCGGCCTATCGACCGGCCCTGGACGGCCTGCGGGCGGTCGCCGTCATCGCGGTGATCATCTTCCACGGTCCCATCTCTGTGCTGCCCGGAGGATGGCTCGGCGTCGACCTGTTCTTCGTCATCTCCGGCTTCCTCATCACGACGCTGCTGCTGACCGAGCGCGACCGGTGGGGCAGCACCGACTTCGTGAGCTTCTGGGCCGGGCGGGCTCGACGACTCTTCCCGGCGCTGGCAGTGATGATCGCGGTCGTCCTGCTGCTGAGCAGCGTGCTGACCATGCCGGCACGCCGCCCGGCGATCGGATCGGACGCCCTGGCAGCCATCGGCTACATCGCCAACTGGAACTTCCTGTCCAGCGGGGAGGCCTACTTCGGTGCGGTCACCGAGCCATCGCCCCTGCTGCACACGTGGTCGCTCGCGGTCGAGGAGCAGTTCTACATCGTCTTCCCGTTCATCGTGGTGCTGCTCACCCGGTTCTGCGGACGCCGGATGCGCGGGGTCGTCCTGGCCGCGGTCGCGATCCTCAGCGCCGCCTGGATGGCCTATCTCTACGATCCCGCTCTCCCGCCCGATCGGGTGTACTACGGCACGGACACGCGCGCGCACGAGCTGCTGATCGGTTCAGCGTGCGCCGCCCTCCTGCTGATCGACGAGCGGGTCACGCAGCGCGTGGCCGCTGCGTGCCGGTGGCTGGCCATCCCGGCCGTGCTGGTCGTCGTCGCGGCCTTCGTGGGATGGGACGAGAGCCGGGCCTTCACGTTCCGCGGCGGCCTGGTCATCTTCTCCGTCCTGTCCGCGATCGTCATCGTGGCCTGCTGGACCCGGGCACCGGGCCGGTTGACGCAGGTGCTGGGCTCGACACCGATGCGGTCCATCGGCCTGATCAGCTATGGCCTCTACCTGTGGCACTGGCCCGTCATGGTGTTCCTGGACGAGGCGCGGGCGGGCTTCGGCGGCGTGGGACTGCTGCTGGTCCAGCTGGCGCTCACTGCTGTGGTCGCCGCGGCGTCGTACCGGTGGATCGAGATGCCGATCCGCCGCAACGGCTGGTCGGCGCTGATTCCGCGCGACCGCCAGGCGGCCCGCGTGATCGTGCTCGCCACCGTGCCGGCGCTGGTCGTCGGCGCGATCGTGCTGCCCCAGTCGCCGTGGTACGTGCGTCCGGCCTCGGCGGGTCCCGGCGGAGACGTCCGAGTCGCCGCCGACGCACCGGGGTTCTCGCCCGCGCCCATGACGCTGTACCTCCTTGGCGACTCCGTGCCGGCCGGCCTGACGGGGTACTTCCCGTCCGACCAGCACCCGAACATCGCCATCAGGTCCGCCGTCACCCCGGCGTGCCATGACCCGTTCCCGGGGCTGCGCGTGCTCGACGGCCGGGCCGGAGGTGACTTCCTCAAGTGTCCCGAGTTCGTCGACAGGCTCGGCAGCGAGATCACGGATGCCCAACCCGACGTGGTGGCCTTCTTCGTGACCCAGAGCATGGTGTTCGACCGTGAGCTGGACGACCGGGTCATCCCCGCCGGCACGCCCGAGTACCGCCGCTTCATCACCAAGAGCCTCACCGAGCTGCACGAGCGGGTGATGAGCTCGGGCGCCAAGAACTTCGCCGTCGTCACGTTGGCGTGCCACCAGCTCCCCGCACGGGAGGGCGACTACGTCGAGCGGCTCAACGACAACCGCCGGGTGCGGTGGATCAACGACGTGACCGTCGACTGGGCCCGGGCCCACGACGTCCCCGTCATCGACCAGAACGCCTTGCTGTGCGCCGGTGGGGCGTTCCACGACACGATCAACGGTCGCCAGATGTACGAGGACCACATCCACTTCAGCCCCGAGGGCTCCCGGGAGCTCTGGAAATGGCTGGCCCCGAAGCTCAGCGCCGTCGCCGGGGGAGCTGCGTAG
- a CDS encoding alpha-(1->3)-arabinofuranosyltransferase domain-containing protein has product MARPITSADVRAWARGTSAYWTTVTVSLVVLAVVVFRNGGDTVYFDTRPDFYLEPWRTLTRFYSAWTSTPYLGNPNYHTGAITSVAPLAALSALGLTPGGVFKTWHFILLVLAAWGTTRLVRHLLPELSRYAALFAGVVYIANPWAIDGASVLPIALSLALFPWQILFLIRAFEDPRSWRWPALFGFTFFAMAGSNAAVQPLFGLVAVPIIALYARHAFALRWRDVAAPVGKCALFVVVLSAYWLPATFAAGRAGSAHADTTETLAGISATSSFAEVLRGLGFWPLYGGDARGPWIGAHTSYVDNGPVVVATFLAAGLALLSLLAVRTRVRRLLIVMVVAAAVLMVGSHPWSSPSPFGRALRWTFENVPLTVLFRTTNKVGMVLVLALAVASAAGVAWLFRHVRRTWLTAPLLLLVMIGMSFPAWQGNLYASEWPIPSYWKQAGHHLDQGPADQRTLVMPGYVTATYRWRGSGRPDELLYGLTERNVVVPSAVQNTTPAAYNFMSALDETFQSSTGPKTSLSAFSRLLGAEQVLVRHDWDWETVGGIRPSGVDRIISADDGLTAITNFGRPGENVQGPGQKPDGFFEKFVPPLQLYGVSDAPGMVRAEAQAATTVVAGDGWAVPAMERAGVLRQDAPFRYAHDLSPKQLASLLGQNHQIVVTDTNRRRTIVPNTVTHGNGRLLAADEPLTGATRTLGTDAADQTVLATGRVRATEKLSATMPEHLPGSSPANVLDGDAGTAWLAGDGISALGSSLTLRLPEPRQLGKVTIDQAVLGGAIIRWVEVRAGGQTRRVDLSMGSGIADFGDLVTDRLRIKVVALDGFGDNVLGLSEVSVAGVKVTPRAKLPTTVDDLYAKLSSTEQAKFRQTPLQILMTRARGANGIDDEADLKREFTTPTSREFRVRAVAHIDTSREDLLDRAAGVPVGAKASSVFMNNPDLRASNAFDGNGFTGWLTGGVLKGSMIEQRGRERDLSSISFTQKAWTEEGPTNWITAIDVYVDGQKVRTASVGRDTTEIRLAGEGQSLRGRTLAIVVAADTDPSIATSPTVTEIDTGLRAKADPAAAKDACIDIAMVDGKPLSMRLRDAAQSEWVACGGRMSLSAGTHQVTPIDPSITVDSLDLLSADEPSAEPVVPAPGLTFTSDRGSHVTASVGASLGDDPYVLVLSQAFDDRWRASIDGKSLGKPFLVDGHAMGWTIDQPGSHVVELDFGPQAGTNIGAAVTGAGLLAVAALVVVPWRRRGAQPRREPARRRLRVSPAVPWLGFLAGAYLLASWTGLVAAVVLAGWHWFRAPDPRIVAVAGAALVAAAGIVTVVYLGVPGDFSYVSAGTWTNALATIGLVLVVLGAWRHRSGAQADADD; this is encoded by the coding sequence GTGGCGCGACCGATCACGTCCGCGGACGTCCGCGCCTGGGCCCGCGGCACGTCGGCCTACTGGACCACGGTGACGGTGTCGCTGGTGGTGCTGGCGGTCGTCGTTTTCCGCAACGGCGGCGACACCGTCTACTTCGACACCCGCCCGGACTTCTACCTCGAGCCATGGCGGACGCTCACCCGCTTCTACTCGGCGTGGACGTCCACGCCGTACCTCGGCAACCCGAACTACCACACGGGCGCCATCACGTCCGTCGCCCCGCTGGCGGCCCTGAGCGCACTCGGCCTGACGCCCGGGGGCGTGTTCAAGACGTGGCACTTCATCCTGCTCGTGCTGGCGGCGTGGGGGACCACCCGCCTGGTGCGTCATCTGCTGCCGGAGCTGTCCCGGTACGCGGCACTGTTCGCCGGTGTCGTGTACATCGCCAACCCGTGGGCGATCGACGGTGCCTCCGTCCTGCCGATCGCCCTGTCGCTGGCGCTGTTCCCATGGCAGATCCTGTTCCTGATCAGGGCATTCGAGGACCCGAGGTCGTGGCGCTGGCCCGCACTGTTCGGCTTCACGTTCTTCGCCATGGCGGGGTCGAACGCCGCTGTCCAGCCGTTGTTCGGCCTGGTCGCGGTACCGATCATCGCCCTCTACGCGCGGCACGCGTTCGCGCTGCGGTGGCGTGACGTCGCCGCCCCGGTCGGCAAGTGCGCCCTGTTCGTCGTGGTGCTCTCGGCGTACTGGCTGCCGGCGACCTTCGCCGCCGGCCGCGCCGGTTCTGCCCATGCGGACACCACGGAGACGTTGGCCGGCATCTCGGCCACCTCGTCGTTCGCCGAGGTGCTGCGCGGCCTGGGGTTCTGGCCCCTCTACGGCGGCGACGCCCGAGGCCCATGGATCGGCGCCCACACGTCCTACGTCGACAACGGTCCGGTCGTGGTGGCGACCTTCCTCGCTGCAGGGCTCGCGCTCCTGTCGCTGCTCGCGGTGCGCACGCGGGTGCGCCGGCTGCTGATCGTCATGGTGGTCGCCGCGGCCGTCCTGATGGTCGGGTCCCACCCGTGGTCGTCGCCGTCGCCATTCGGTCGTGCCCTGCGATGGACGTTCGAGAACGTCCCGCTGACCGTGCTGTTCCGCACGACCAACAAGGTCGGCATGGTGCTGGTGCTCGCCCTCGCGGTCGCCTCGGCGGCCGGCGTCGCCTGGTTGTTCAGGCACGTGCGTCGTACGTGGCTGACCGCGCCGCTGCTGCTGCTCGTCATGATCGGCATGTCGTTCCCGGCCTGGCAGGGCAATCTGTACGCGTCCGAGTGGCCGATCCCCAGCTACTGGAAGCAGGCCGGCCACCACCTCGACCAGGGCCCCGCCGACCAGCGCACCCTGGTCATGCCCGGATACGTCACGGCGACCTATCGCTGGCGTGGCTCCGGTCGCCCGGACGAGCTGCTCTACGGCCTCACCGAGCGCAACGTGGTGGTCCCGTCCGCCGTGCAGAACACGACGCCGGCCGCCTACAACTTCATGTCCGCCCTGGACGAGACGTTCCAGAGCAGCACCGGCCCGAAGACGTCGCTGTCGGCCTTTTCGCGTCTTCTCGGAGCCGAGCAGGTGCTGGTCCGGCACGACTGGGACTGGGAGACCGTCGGCGGCATCCGACCGTCGGGCGTCGATCGCATCATCAGCGCCGACGACGGCTTGACCGCCATCACCAACTTCGGCCGGCCCGGCGAGAACGTGCAGGGCCCCGGCCAGAAGCCGGACGGGTTCTTCGAGAAGTTCGTCCCGCCGCTCCAGCTGTACGGGGTGTCGGACGCTCCCGGGATGGTGCGCGCCGAGGCCCAGGCCGCGACGACCGTCGTGGCCGGCGACGGTTGGGCGGTCCCGGCCATGGAGCGAGCGGGGGTGCTGCGTCAGGACGCGCCCTTCCGGTACGCGCACGACCTGTCACCGAAGCAGCTCGCCTCGCTCCTGGGGCAGAACCATCAGATCGTCGTCACCGACACCAACCGCCGACGCACCATCGTGCCGAACACCGTCACCCACGGCAATGGACGTCTGCTCGCCGCCGACGAGCCGTTGACGGGGGCCACGCGCACCCTGGGCACGGACGCCGCCGACCAGACGGTCCTGGCCACGGGCCGGGTCCGGGCCACCGAGAAGCTCAGCGCCACGATGCCCGAGCACCTCCCGGGATCGAGCCCCGCCAACGTCCTGGACGGCGACGCCGGCACGGCGTGGCTGGCCGGTGACGGGATCTCGGCACTCGGCAGCAGCCTCACGCTCCGCCTGCCTGAGCCGCGTCAGCTCGGCAAGGTCACGATCGACCAGGCGGTGCTGGGCGGCGCGATCATCCGCTGGGTCGAGGTCCGCGCGGGCGGCCAGACACGACGCGTTGACCTCTCGATGGGGTCGGGCATCGCCGACTTCGGCGACCTGGTCACGGACCGGCTCCGCATCAAGGTCGTCGCGCTGGACGGGTTCGGCGACAACGTCCTCGGGCTGTCCGAGGTGTCGGTGGCCGGGGTGAAGGTCACGCCCCGCGCGAAGCTCCCGACCACGGTCGACGACCTGTACGCCAAGCTCTCGTCCACCGAGCAGGCGAAGTTCCGTCAGACACCGTTGCAGATCCTCATGACCCGCGCGCGCGGAGCGAACGGCATCGACGACGAGGCCGACCTGAAGCGGGAGTTCACCACGCCCACGTCCCGCGAGTTCCGTGTGAGGGCCGTGGCGCACATCGACACCTCGCGCGAGGACCTCCTGGACCGGGCCGCGGGCGTCCCGGTCGGGGCGAAGGCCAGCAGCGTGTTCATGAACAATCCCGACCTGCGGGCGTCCAATGCCTTCGACGGCAACGGCTTCACCGGCTGGCTGACCGGCGGCGTGCTCAAGGGGTCGATGATCGAGCAGCGCGGGCGCGAGCGGGATCTGTCGAGCATCTCCTTCACCCAGAAGGCGTGGACCGAGGAGGGCCCCACCAACTGGATCACCGCCATCGACGTCTACGTCGACGGTCAGAAGGTCCGCACCGCCTCGGTGGGCCGTGACACGACCGAGATCCGGCTGGCGGGCGAGGGGCAGTCCCTGCGTGGCCGCACGCTTGCGATCGTCGTGGCGGCCGACACCGATCCGTCCATCGCGACATCGCCGACCGTCACCGAGATCGACACCGGCCTGCGGGCCAAGGCCGACCCTGCTGCGGCGAAGGACGCCTGCATCGACATCGCGATGGTGGACGGCAAGCCGCTGTCGATGCGGCTGCGCGATGCCGCGCAGAGCGAATGGGTCGCGTGCGGGGGCCGGATGTCGCTGTCGGCCGGCACCCACCAGGTCACGCCGATCGACCCGAGCATCACCGTGGACTCGCTCGACCTCCTCAGCGCGGACGAGCCGTCGGCGGAGCCGGTAGTGCCCGCCCCCGGACTGACCTTCACCAGCGATCGCGGGTCGCACGTGACCGCCTCGGTGGGTGCCAGCCTCGGAGACGATCCGTACGTGCTCGTGCTGAGCCAGGCGTTCGACGACCGGTGGCGCGCCTCCATCGACGGCAAGAGCCTCGGCAAGCCCTTCCTCGTCGACGGCCATGCGATGGGATGGACGATCGACCAGCCCGGCTCCCACGTGGTCGAGCTCGACTTCGGGCCGCAGGCCGGGACGAACATCGGTGCAGCCGTCACGGGCGCGGGCCTGCTGGCCGTCGCTGCGCTCGTCGTCGTGCCGTGGCGGCGCCGTGGGGCCCAGCCTCGACGAGAGCCCGCGCGCCGACGCCTGCGGGTGTCGCCTGCCGTCCCCTGGTTGGGCTTCCTCGCGGGGGCCTACCTGCTGGCGTCGTGGACCGGTCTGGTCGCGGCGGTCGTCCTGGCCGGCTGGCACTGGTTCCGGGCTCCCGACCCGCGGATCGTCGCGGTCGCAGGAGCGGCGCTCGTCGCCGCGGCCGGCATCGTGACGGTGGTCTACCTCGGGGTCCCCGGCGACTTCTCCTACGTCTCCGCCGGAACCTGGACCAATGCCCTGGCGACGATCGGTCTGGTCCTCGTGGTGCTGGGCGCATGGCGCCACCGGTCCGGTGCACAGGCTGATGCTGACGACTGA
- a CDS encoding glycosyltransferase family 4 protein — protein MSHSPGREPSRILYLTWRDLDHPEAGGAEVFAERTASELAALGREVVMFSSSWEGAAPAVQRDGFRIVRRGGRYTVYLRALLHLLVRGRRYDAVIDVQNGVPFWAPLLFRGPVINLTHHVHREQWSAFFPEPIARFGWFLESRIAPLVYRRSRYVTVSESSRADLQSVGVAPERISLVYSGIDLPQDYTSYSSIPKSANPSLITVCRLVPHKQIELAIDAVAALESSMPDLELHVVGDGFWLEKLQEHSRRRGVDDRVVFHGFVDSDVKQDLLARSWVMAMPSLKEGWGLTIIEAGLHSTPSVAFRQAGGTQESIQDHVTGLLVNDPEEMIDGLQRLLTDVDYREKLGSNARHFARSFSWQTSGHDLDQIIQAELAAH, from the coding sequence GTGAGTCACAGCCCGGGACGGGAACCCTCGCGGATCCTCTATCTCACGTGGCGCGACCTCGACCACCCCGAGGCCGGAGGCGCGGAGGTCTTCGCCGAGCGCACCGCAAGCGAGCTGGCGGCCCTGGGACGCGAGGTCGTCATGTTCTCCTCGTCCTGGGAGGGAGCGGCGCCCGCGGTGCAGCGCGATGGCTTCAGGATCGTCCGGCGGGGCGGCCGCTACACGGTCTACCTGCGCGCGCTGCTCCATCTCCTCGTGCGCGGCCGCCGATACGACGCCGTGATCGACGTGCAGAACGGAGTGCCCTTCTGGGCGCCGCTGCTGTTCCGGGGTCCCGTCATCAACCTCACGCACCATGTCCACCGCGAGCAGTGGTCGGCGTTCTTCCCCGAGCCGATCGCCCGGTTCGGGTGGTTCCTGGAGTCACGCATCGCGCCGCTGGTGTACCGCCGGTCTCGGTACGTCACGGTGTCGGAGTCGTCCCGCGCGGACCTTCAGTCCGTCGGGGTCGCCCCCGAGCGCATCTCGCTGGTGTACAGCGGGATCGACCTGCCCCAGGACTACACCTCGTACAGCTCGATCCCGAAGTCGGCCAACCCGAGCCTCATCACGGTGTGCCGCCTGGTGCCGCACAAGCAGATCGAGCTGGCGATCGACGCCGTGGCAGCCCTCGAGAGCAGCATGCCCGATCTCGAGCTGCACGTCGTGGGCGACGGGTTCTGGCTCGAGAAGCTGCAGGAGCACAGCCGTCGGCGCGGCGTCGACGACCGGGTCGTCTTCCACGGATTCGTCGACTCGGACGTCAAGCAGGACCTGCTGGCACGCAGCTGGGTCATGGCGATGCCATCGCTCAAGGAGGGCTGGGGCCTCACGATCATCGAGGCCGGCCTGCACAGCACGCCGTCCGTCGCGTTCCGGCAGGCCGGCGGCACGCAGGAGTCGATCCAGGACCACGTGACCGGGTTGCTGGTCAACGATCCCGAGGAGATGATCGACGGCCTGCAGCGGCTCCTCACCGATGTGGACTACCGCGAGAAGCTGGGCAGCAACGCCCGCCACTTCGCGCGAAGCTTCAGCTGGCAGACCAGTGGGCACGACCTCGACCAGATCATCCAGGCCGAGCTGGCAGCGCACTGA